The genomic region TGCGCGCCGGGCAGCGGCAACAGCGCATTCAGTTGTTGAGCCGGAATGGTCAGATCAATATTCTCAAGCCGTTGTGCACTGGTACTGGCTACGACACGCAGTTGACCCTGCAAGGTATTGTCGCCGCCGAATTGCAAATCGGTTTGCACAGTGCCGGTGAACAAACGCCATGGCGAGAGCTGCCATTGCACATTCGGCAGCAGCAACTGATTCAGTTGCACCGAGGCAGCTGAACCATTCCATATCGTGCCGGAAGCATGGCGCACAATAAGACTTGGTGCCGCTTGACCGGCCAGCCTGAGCGCAAAACTGGCCGGCATCAACGCCACCACCATGACCAGCCAGACTACGAAGGCCAGCAGACCCCAGACAAGCACTTTTTTCCACTGCATAACGATGCGACAACCTTGGTTTGTGGGCGAACGACAATCAGCGTTCGTATCAGCCCTTGAATTTCACTTGCATCTTGACCCAGCCCGGATTCTTGCCGGCCGTCATGTTGATACTGGCAACGACCAAACCGAAATCCTGTTCACTCTGATGCAGCCAGTGCACCAGCTGATCAAATGGCGCGTCTTCGAGCCAGACCTGAATCTCATCATCACCACGCGGTTGAATGCGGGAGATCTGCAATTGATAGCGTGGTGCCGAATCGGAAACCAATTGCGACAACCCGCGGCCCTGGCGCTGACCACCGACATTGCTGCCGCGCATGGATTTCATCTTCGCCGCGCTTTCCTGCATCCACTGCAAATCGGCTTGTTTCGCTTCCAGTTGCTGACTGAGACTGGAGTGCGCACGTTGCACCGGAAACACCAACGCAAAATAAAGCAGTGCCGGCAACAGAAAGATACCGAGCATCAGCAACGCCCGCCGATCGCGTTCCGGCATCGCCTGATATTTTTCCTTCAGTGGCGCGAGCGCTTGAGCAATCATTTTTTCTCTCCCTGGCGACGCAGTTCCAGACGACTGCTGTAACCGCCGGCACTGGCGCTGGCCTGGCCGAGATCGGTACTGAATCCCATTTGTTGAAAGCGTTGCACCAATTGATTCAAGGTGCCGAGATCCGGTGCCGTGATGTCCATGCGCAAGGCTTGTGAACCGACCTCATAACCCGCGCCACGCACAACCAATTGCGGATTTTCCTTGACCACCGGCGCCACTTCGGCGAGATAGCCGGTAAAGCCACCGCCGCTGACACCGTCAGCAAACTTTTTCATGTGGCCGCGCATGCTGGCCATCGGCTGCGCGACATTGGCCTCACTCGGAAACGCTTGCGCATAGCTTTCCCGAATCGCGGAATCAATTTTATTGATCCGGTAATTCATCAGCAG from Permianibacter aggregans harbors:
- a CDS encoding type II secretion system protein N codes for the protein MQWKKVLVWGLLAFVVWLVMVVALMPASFALRLAGQAAPSLIVRHASGTIWNGSAASVQLNQLLLPNVQWQLSPWRLFTGTVQTDLQFGGDNTLQGQLRVVASTSAQRLENIDLTIPAQQLNALLPLPGAQLHGLFRFDGPRIAFEDKQLKALEGRLQWRDARVQTPLGQPPLGSYALQFRTDENGTIFGDISDLEGVLDLQGTMQYQAPNLSISATSRADLPEQLDRFFRAVAKREGNRYQISFQRQMQL
- the gspM gene encoding type II secretion system protein GspM; translation: MIAQALAPLKEKYQAMPERDRRALLMLGIFLLPALLYFALVFPVQRAHSSLSQQLEAKQADLQWMQESAAKMKSMRGSNVGGQRQGRGLSQLVSDSAPRYQLQISRIQPRGDDEIQVWLEDAPFDQLVHWLHQSEQDFGLVVASINMTAGKNPGWVKMQVKFKG